Proteins encoded within one genomic window of Thunnus maccoyii chromosome 22, fThuMac1.1, whole genome shotgun sequence:
- the LOC121889148 gene encoding diamine acetyltransferase 1-like has translation MDYTIRAANVEDCKDITRMIMELAEHEKVTDHVKITQKDLEQDGFSKNPFFHGIIAEVPEQHRTKEGHTKIGYALYFYSYSSWKGRAVYMEDLYVMPEFRGKGIGKALMSKVAQLGLAAGCNLLNFTVLDWNKSSVDFYLRQGCSNITADLGYQYMSCSGEALERLAQP, from the exons ATGGATTACACTATTCGCGCAGCCAACGTGGAGGACTGCAAGGACATAACGCGGATGATCATG GAATTGGCTGAACATGAGAAAGTCACAGACCATGTGAAAATCACACAGAAAG ACTTGGAGCAAGACGGCTTCTCCAAGAACCCGTTCTTCCATGGGATCATCGCTGAGGTTCCTGAACAGCACAGAACCAAAGAAG GCCATACGAAGATAGGATATGCACTTTACTTCTATTCCTACAGCTCATGGAAGGGCAGGGCTGTGTATATGGAGGACTTGTACGTGATGCCTGAGTTCAGAG GGAAGGGCATTGGTAAAGCACTCATGAGCAAGGTAGCGCAG CTGGGTCTCGCCGCTGGCTGCAACCTGCTCAACTTCACCGTTCTTGACTGGAACAAATCATCTGTGGACTTTTACCTCAGGCAGGGCTGCTCCAACATCACAGCTGACTTGGGCTACCAGTATATGAGCTGCAGTGGAGAGGCTTTGGAGCGCCTGGCCCAACCTTAA